AGGAGTCACAACATCCATTTTGATTTTAAAACTGACTTTGAATTTGTTTACTCCAGTGATCAGTCTTTTGTTCTGAATCTGTATATTGGTAAATTTTTCGGATTTTTCTAATGCAGATTGGATGGTTCCAATCTCCCCAAATTCATTCACCCGCCCATAAATTTGGATTTCCTTTTCTTCGAAATTAAACTGATCCAAAATAAAGGGTAATACTTCAGGCGAAGGAAATTGTTCGGTAGCTTCGTTTAATACATCTAAAACACTTTCCTGTGAAAGAAACAAACGATAGATTTCGGTTTTCTTTCGTTCTGCTTTTAGTTTTGCATTAGCTTGCGAAAGAGGATCTTCATCTTCACCCAGCTCTCCACCAATTCCATTTTTGTATTTTTCTAATAGAACTTGTTTGTTGGCTGCAATTTTACGTTTATCCAAAATGATTCCGATAATAAAAACTCCGAACAACAGCACAAAAGAAATACTTACGAGAATTAGGTGAGGTTTAAATGCAGATAACTTAAAACGGTTGGTATGGATTCTCTTTGCAAATCCTGTTTCCAGAAAATTGACTCTATTGCGGGATTCAAAGTGTGTTCCTGTAGCAACTGCCGTCACAAAACTTGGATCCGCAATTCCTAAAAATTCATATCGGCCAGTTTTGATTCCTAATTTTTCTTCCAAATAAGCAGTAAGACCAGGGTATAAACTAGCTCCCCCAGAGAGTAGGATAAGACTTGGCCTTTCTGTTTCAGGAAGTGAGAAGATACTATTTTCTACTTCATGGATCAGTTGTTCAATTTTTGCTAATATAAACTTTCGAAGGGATTTCCATTGGGTAGCAGTGATATGAAATCTGGACAGAAAGTTTGTTTCTTCTGATTTTTCGATTGTATCAAAAAGAAATCCAACGGGCAGTGATTCTTTGAGTTTCCTTGCATCTTCTAATTCGATTTTTAGTAGATTGGCAATTTCCAAACTCACATCTTCACCACCAATATAAATTTGGCGGGTATGACGAAGTTTTCCTTCAAACAGGATATTAAGAATACTATATTTTCCCCCAAGATCTAGTTGGAGTATGGTTTGTTCTGCAAGTAACAATGGATAGTTTTTTGTTACCAAAGAAGAAAGGGCAAAGGAATCCAGTGATAAACAAGATAAGGAGAGATCCCCCTTCGCGAAGGGCTTTAGAGCACGCAGAAGTTCAGAATGGTGAACATTGAAAGAAATGACATCAGAGTTTTCTTTATTCGATCTCCAAGTTTTGCCAATGACCTCCAGTTCCTCCATAGGATAGGGAACTAAATTTTCAACTTCAAAAGGTAATACTTCTTGAATGGCTTTTTCGGAAACCAAAGGTACAGTAAGGTCACGAACAAAAAGATTATGGATTCCTAAATTGAGAAGGAATCTGTTTTCTTCTGGAAAAAAACTTTGAATGAAACGAATGATATTGTATTCGAAGGGATCCCCCTCTGATTCGTCCAGTTCTACTACTGGAAGACTCTCGGTTCGAAGGATCACCACTTTCCCGAGTACCTTTTTAAAAAGGACTCCTTTTAGAAACGTGGAACCGTAATCGATAGCTAGGTATTGGTCAAATGATAACATAATTAATCTTCAGTATAGTATAACATCTGGTTTTTGGTTAGGTCAAAAAGACCAGAAACCTTTCGAACCACTTTATCCTTTATAATCCCAACCCCTGTGATTTTATAAACTTCGCCCTTGGTTTTAATACGTCCACCAGAGACATCTGTTCCCTCTCCTGCCAGCTCCTTATACAGAGTTAAATCCCCTGTTGTTTTGACTTGGAACTCAGGTTCGGTCTCCAGATCTTTCAATTCTTTAATATAGCCTCCTTTCTGCAACTTGAGTTTCAAAATTTTCATAGCGGCCTGTTTGGTCATAAAATCAGAAAGGGAAATGAGGACAAAATAAGGTGCCGTATTGATATTGATCCGATCGTCGTAGGAATCACCCGCAGGAAGGTAAGCAGTAATATTATTAGAGAGCACATAGTCTTTATCGGAACGAAGAGCTCTTTCCTCCTCTGTCATAAAGTCCTTGGAATTATTTTTATCATAATCTTTCGGCTTCAAACTTTCGTAGACTACAGACCTATCAAATCCTTTGACCCCTAAGAGTTCCGAGAGGGAATACAACGGAGCATTTTTGATTTTCCTGGGTGGAGAAAGCCGATTGTAGTAGTACTGTTCGGCACCCCCTCCCGTTTCCTGATGGTTTTCATCGATCCAATCCAAAATCGGAAAAATCATCTCTCGTTTTAATCCAAACTGGTAAAAGAGACGAGTGACCATTTCAATGGTTCGCTGGTTTGGCTGATCGTCATAAATTTTGACAAGGGAGTTTATATTGATTTTGCCGTCTTCCGGACTCATTGTGTAATAGATAACGCCACCCCCTAACGGAATCGGTGGTGGATCCATAGCCAGACCTGACTGGTATAAAACTTCTTCCGGGATTTTTTTTAAGGCGCCCACTGCCCCCATAAACCCGGCTTTTGCGAGCATATGAGCCCTAAATCCATCGGCTTGAGACCGAGCCACTCGGTACTCTGTAGCTGCATCTTCAAAGAATTTAGATGCGGTAAATAAAGAGGCAGTACCAATGGCCATCACAAGGAGATAGACCATAAAACCGCTTCTAGCTTTTTTATTTGAAGAGAATGACTGGATGCGCAAGCGATTCATATTTAACAAAAGCATTCCCCACTAGTGATATAATTTCAAACCGAATGAGCCTTGGAATTTTTTTCGTTGTTCGGGAATTCCAATCATCTACCCATTTGTCTCCACGTTCAGAAAACTTCATTTGAAAACTTTTTACATTCTCAAGTAATACGTGTTCCACGCCACCCTGAGTGGGGAATGTATCTATCATTTCATCTTCTCGACGGATAAGATACGATAATCCTTCCATTTTTGGATTGGGCATCTTTCGTAAATAAAAGGAAACTTCCCGAACCGAA
Above is a window of Leptospira wolbachii serovar Codice str. CDC DNA encoding:
- the pilM gene encoding cell division protein FtsA, translated to MLSFDQYLAIDYGSTFLKGVLFKKVLGKVVILRTESLPVVELDESEGDPFEYNIIRFIQSFFPEENRFLLNLGIHNLFVRDLTVPLVSEKAIQEVLPFEVENLVPYPMEELEVIGKTWRSNKENSDVISFNVHHSELLRALKPFAKGDLSLSCLSLDSFALSSLVTKNYPLLLAEQTILQLDLGGKYSILNILFEGKLRHTRQIYIGGEDVSLEIANLLKIELEDARKLKESLPVGFLFDTIEKSEETNFLSRFHITATQWKSLRKFILAKIEQLIHEVENSIFSLPETERPSLILLSGGASLYPGLTAYLEEKLGIKTGRYEFLGIADPSFVTAVATGTHFESRNRVNFLETGFAKRIHTNRFKLSAFKPHLILVSISFVLLFGVFIIGIILDKRKIAANKQVLLEKYKNGIGGELGEDEDPLSQANAKLKAERKKTEIYRLFLSQESVLDVLNEATEQFPSPEVLPFILDQFNFEEKEIQIYGRVNEFGEIGTIQSALEKSEKFTNIQIQNKRLITGVNKFKVSFKIKMDVVTPKDEP
- a CDS encoding type II secretion system minor pseudopilin, which codes for MNRLRIQSFSSNKKARSGFMVYLLVMAIGTASLFTASKFFEDAATEYRVARSQADGFRAHMLAKAGFMGAVGALKKIPEEVLYQSGLAMDPPPIPLGGGVIYYTMSPEDGKININSLVKIYDDQPNQRTIEMVTRLFYQFGLKREMIFPILDWIDENHQETGGGAEQYYYNRLSPPRKIKNAPLYSLSELLGVKGFDRSVVYESLKPKDYDKNNSKDFMTEEERALRSDKDYVLSNNITAYLPAGDSYDDRININTAPYFVLISLSDFMTKQAAMKILKLKLQKGGYIKELKDLETEPEFQVKTTGDLTLYKELAGEGTDVSGGRIKTKGEVYKITGVGIIKDKVVRKVSGLFDLTKNQMLYYTED